CTGCAAAAGTTCGAAAAATCCGGGAAAAGACGTATCCACGCATTCAACGTTTTTAATCAAGGTTTCGCCTTCTGCAACGAGGCCGGCAATCGCAAGCGTCATTGCAATTCTATGGTCTCCGAAGCTTTCAACTTCAGCACCTCTAAGTTTAGTTTTGCCGTGAATAATTAGTCCGTCTTTCTTTTCTTCAATATTTGCGCCCATTTTATTTAGTTCGGAACTAATAGTTTTTAACCTATCGCTTTCCTTTACCCTAAGTTCCCCGGCATCAGAAATTTGGGTAATTCCTTCAGCCTGAGTTGCGGCAAGCGCCAATATGGGAATTTCGTCTATTAGCCTAGGAATTAAGCTCCCTGATATTATACTGGGGCTTT
This genomic interval from Elusimicrobiota bacterium contains the following:
- a CDS encoding 3-phosphoshikimate 1-carboxyvinyltransferase (catalyzes the formation of 5-O-(1-carboxyvinyl)-3-phosphoshikimate from phosphoenolpyruvate and 3-phosphoshikimate in tryptophan biosynthesis) — encoded protein: SPSIISGSLIPRLIDEIPILALAATQAEGITQISDAGELRVKESDRLKTISSELNKMGANIEEKKDGLIIHGKTKLRGAEVESFGDHRIAMTLAIAGLVAEGETLIKNVECVDTSFPGFFELLQSLVNPVRNSKTIR